The sequence below is a genomic window from Thalassoroseus pseudoceratinae.
AGCGCGTGAGACTTGGTCATGCAGTCCCTGGCGGTTCTCCTGAATCAACGCATCCCGCACACGACGCTCGTAATTGATGATGTTGGGCACCACATCTTTGAGTTCCGCAATGATCTGCGATTCACTCTTTCCCAGTGTGACTTGGTTGGAAATCTGATAAAAGTCGCCCATCGCCTGACTGCCTTCGCCGTACAAACCACGAACAGCAAGACTGATTTTGTGTAGCGCCTGGAAGACTTTCTGAATCTCTTTCGTCAGCACTAGGGCAGGGAGGTGTAGCATCACACTGACGCGGATACCGGTGCCCACATTCGTCGGACAGGCGGTGAGGTAACCGAGCTCATCGTTAAATGCGTAGGTGACACGTTCTTCGATCGCATCGTCGACTTGATCGATCTGCTTCCAACAGTCATCGAGTGCAAAACCGCTGTGGAGTACTTGAATCCGCAGATGATCTTCCTCGTTGATCATCAAACTGAGATTCTCTTCACTGCTGATACCCACGCCGCGAGACCCGTGGCTCTCCGCATGCTCGCGACTGATGAGCTGACGCTCCACCAGGAATTGCCGATCCAAATCGTTGAGCGTTCGCACATCAACGTAGCTCAATCGCGTTCCCACCGCCAAGTCGAACAACTGATCTTTCAGTAGCGATTCGATTTCCGTGCGAGCGGCATCGTCGGCTCGGTTCGGAAATGGAAACTGGGCGAGATTTCGGGCCAATCGGATTCGGCTGGAAATGACGATATCCGATTCCGGACCGTTCCCCCGCAACCATTCGCCACTGGTCGTTGTGAGGGAATCAAGATCCACGGGGTGTACTCCAAAAAGTTTTCTGTGGGAATCGTGCCAATCCTCGGCTCGATTTGCTGTCGTTGATTTTGACGGTCTTGTGAAACTCTGTAAACATCGACGTCGTGGCTTACGATCGTCGCCGGTTAATCATCGTCGCCGGACGAATGAACTTCGTCTTCGAGTTCGTTGATTTCATCACGAATTCGAGCGGCCATCTCGTAATCTTCCTCGTCGATCGCCGCCCGCAGCCGA
It includes:
- a CDS encoding protein arginine kinase, with translation MDLDSLTTTSGEWLRGNGPESDIVISSRIRLARNLAQFPFPNRADDAARTEIESLLKDQLFDLAVGTRLSYVDVRTLNDLDRQFLVERQLISREHAESHGSRGVGISSEENLSLMINEEDHLRIQVLHSGFALDDCWKQIDQVDDAIEERVTYAFNDELGYLTACPTNVGTGIRVSVMLHLPALVLTKEIQKVFQALHKISLAVRGLYGEGSQAMGDFYQISNQVTLGKSESQIIAELKDVVPNIINYERRVRDALIQENRQGLHDQVSRAYGILKNAQTITSEETMHLLSSLRMGINLGLIDDLEIPTVNELFIHTQPAHLQKIRQESLESSERNIARAGYLRLRLTDDDDDRE